GTGTATGGCTCTACGTTCGctcgaattttcttctttttggagCACTGCGcaacctctccatcactatAATGCTATCGTAGCTTCAGCCAACCACATTTTCAAGCTTCGTTGTGATGCCCTCAGGTTCCTTTTCACCGACATATCACtggggggcttgagggatatgggtaccccatgggtcttcacggaccaggatactggccggcccttacaagtgggcctgcccgacCAGATTGTGCGGGCCAaagacatgaagatacttggagcacaagtcaaggaggccgagtgattcaaattagcccggatattgtgggatacttgttataatccaactcagattgctttccatgtaacaaccgactaggattagattcaaaccgacttgtaaccctaggtcgtcagcctatataaggtggccaagggcgcctcccgagggcatcccaTCCAATCCAATCTGCACTTCACACCCATGCAAAGCAACACAATCCAGCAAAACACAGGATGTAgtgtattactctccggagacccaaacctgtataaaccttcgtgttctcgtgatcaccttcgagttctttgTCTCGCAATCCTCCCTACCTATAAATATagcacttgggtaaccccctggtggactaccgggctactaaatctgatagtcctcatcccacacacgtacatcttcttccttccataacagtaaagttcatcaaccaacggtcttaggtaaacatcaatgttgttgctaggttgttttgggccttggataattattggcatcataatgaacttccgcttcatgcggATCCagggcggaaggttgaacatacataaggtcacatgCCATGtgctatgacttgtgaaacatagtcatcaactaatacatgtgctagtctaatattcatgtgtgtccacacatgaactccaactagggacaacttttagaataaccatacaagtgaagagttccacatacaattcacataattgcagatcaattcaagtagcctttaatggatattcaattaatacaatatacaaatcatggatacaatcagatatcatcatctctatgattgcctctagggcatacctccaacaacaacttcttatgatcatctaacatacgctcaaacTTTTGTAattccttcacattctcgcagtcttcctttgcatctcgcaacacctcaCCTAGATCATCGATGAGACCTTTCTGCCTcacccattggagcatctgcaaaggcacctccttgaatccaGTTAGGAATGTtattcttcttcatcttcatcttcatcttccatcataactcctctttccccaagcttggtccaaacaaaatagttcaGAACTGTAAATGTGGGtatgaatagtctttctggatgagtaatccttctcatttttgcaatttctacatggacaacaaatgaaactaaATGACAGTTTGTTGAATTATGCCAGAtcaagaaaaccacgcaagccattaatgtactccatggagcgtttgtctgcattgtacatccattgccgattcatctacaaagtattaccgaaccaaatatattctgatcatccattcaattatacatgaaacataacaaacatgatacaaatacctttaaactcaaatgttgctaaaagtttagatagaaatacacaaatttaaatttcagactcaaacaacatgatacactacgacaaactcaaatattccTGAAAGTTtggatagaaatacacaaatttaaatttcagactcaaacaacatgatacactacgacaaaccatccactgagtactatctaggaggactttaagcatccttggatggtgaagatgaaggtttcgctgacccagcctcatcctgtggtttatttgtgcctcctgcaacggtagtactaagtggacctaAAACACTCGGAACtaacggtggagcataacgaccaccaaaaggaggttcctgacccgccgcagcagcatcttcatgacatgtttgcaaataacaaagcattgcTTTCTTCCATGTGCTCATttttcggcttatcatgagggccaactatggttttcccttGCCGTGAGAGGAACgatgatcgcccccaccatcgccactacctccagcagtagaagccatctctatgtaccataatttattgagctcatatttgcaaatgactaaagtATGAACAAATTCTatattttccccacaatttacttagctcaaacataacatataaataattttttctccactgtagcttattctaaaaatgactaattgcgtacctctatttcatattattatctctatgtaccacaatttatctcgctcacatttgccataatttatttagctcatatttgaaaagtactaaactatgaaattattcctctaacctcatatcaatttctttgactaatatgaaacatagcatccaaaaaattgtagcttattctaaaaatcacaaatatgagctctaaataacacatgcatataaatgaaaaatttctccattgtaccttattctaaaatcACAAATTAATCTAGCTCTAAatcataaaacttagtatactaaccatgtaccAAGGGAGGAtaaagtttctaacctttagaacacttgaatgagtgaaatccccatgaaatggtcttcaatccggcagcacctcccctatggcgcCATGGATAGGATAAAGCccgagctgtggtgaatggctcagataggaggaagaagaatatggaattataggagggaagtcacctggtactaaaggttgcacatcCACCCGGTACTACTAGtacgggtggaggctccacacggtactaatgtgcaacctttagtaccagttggagccCCCAATCAGTTCTAAAGGGGGTCACAGGGGGCTCCTAGGGACCTAGCCGTtagcccggtactaatgctcacattagaaCCAGGCCCAATTGCAACCGGCACTAATGTAGTGGACGAAAGGTCCATTCTCCAGTAGCGCGGGTTATACCAGCCTAGAATCGAGCGGATGGGTTGCAGGCATCATCTTCAGAGAACTCCACCTTGTCCCTCGTTCTACTTAGTACCAGTGCAACCATAACCTAATCTTTAGCATCTATTTACTAGACATGAAACTACCAGCTCAACCATAACATAAGTTTAGGGGTTAAAAAAGGAAGGTTATTGAGACAAATAATTGGTGGAAAAGATAGGGACTAGATTGTAGAAAGGATGTTGACTGAGCATAGGTGTTGACGTGCCATACACGTCGTGCTGATTGGACACCACATTTGTATGCTAGATTATTTAGTGGCACATGTCACCATTTGATATGACAGCGAAGAGGTATGAGATCTTATAATAATCTAGGCCAATGATTTTTTATCGCACGGCCTGGCCTACGATCACCTGCTAGTTGCACGATTCAGCGGAGAGACCATGCACAGCCACGCTAGTCCCGACGCATGATGCTGCGGGCAACGGGTGGAGCTACGTCCAAGGTGACGAGGCAGGGCCGGTCCTGAGATTTGGGAGGCCCGGGGCGAAAGTAAAACTCGAGATCCTTtcatataaacattataacaaatatatataaaatattaccaataaatacttaaatgtatctaaaagcaatatttatatcaaattatttatacatattaccttaaaagtttcttttAACATTTCTCGATGCAAAATCACTTATGATAAGGatgatgtcaatctcatccaacaagttcttctcgatgcataatgttgccaaaaccatttaacctctcaTGATACATaatgtgcacctgatgcatttactaTGTTCTTAGAGTCACTTAaattgttatcatcgacgttgGTGTTAACATTTTCTTGGTTCATCCGtaacaactattgccaactcatttGGGTTCGTCGAAGCGCCCGTATTCCTCGCAGGGCCTTGATACTCTTGTCAAATTTATCTATAGCTTCTccctgtgattctatcaactcatccacacaactcttccttttccttttctcgcagcctgattcatatttCCCATAATTGTTATAAATtagttgagattaaataacttatgataatgaattaataattaatgatatggAGAATTAGGAAATTGGCAATCCAGTAGCGTACTTGGGTGCCGACGCAGTCGAACAAAAACAATCTGATCTCGTCCGACGCAGTCGACAGGAACAACTCGATGGCACGACGGGGATCacacgcgtgcggcggcggccctgggcgGCGCTGCGGTACTCGAGTGCGCACGTGTGGCGGTGGCACTACGGGAGCGGTACTCAATCTACTAACAGGCGAAGGTAATCGGCAGGTCAATTCGTACCGGCCACTATATAGACCCACGAGGAAAAGTTTAATCAATTGGAGCAGTGTCTCGGTTATAGTCTATGTTTACTTGTTTAGCCGGTAATCTAGGCCTTGGCCTTAGCCTTTAGGCCGGCCTAAAGGCACCTGAGTACCTGACGGAGGGTCCTGACCTGACGTCCAGCTACCTGACACCGGGgcccctgggatttgggggcccagggcagccgccccccctGCCCCCCCTCAGGGCCGGCCCTGTGACGAGGAACGCCCTACCTTGCATAGGTTTTGATGGGAAATAGCAAAACGGAGAGAGGAAAGGATGAGGATCTCGCCAATTGGGTTATTGAATGCGAGGGTGCCTCGTTTGAGAAGATCAGCGTGACGGTGGTCGGAGCTTGGCAGCTGCTCAAATGGGAGAgaacaaggaagagaagggtGGGGCACAGGTTGTAGTGGGGGAGGTACgggctcccttttatagcgCTAAAGGAGGAAAGGGAGGAGTCATTGTGGAGAGATCAATGGAATTTGGTAGTGATATTTAATTCCTGCAGATGGTGGAGACAAAGTGGAAGTACATgatgggagaggaggggaaCGGGTGGTGGGACACACATTTGTGGGGATGTTGGGAGGCCTGGCTGGGGGTGGGGCGGGGGATCATGCTTGGCTTAGGGAGGGAGAGGTGTTGGAGCTGTCagctggaggtggaagaagatgatgacataTGTGCCGAGATGAAAGTGgttgaaaaataaatttgtttTAAATAGAGAAAAATCTATTTGATCTTATTCTAAATTGGAAACTCATTTTTCAAAGGTGAACACAATGCAATTCAACATGAATGGAATTCTCCCCAACAAATAAATTGATTAGAGAGAAAAAAGAGGAGCATTATGTTTTTTTGTGTTTTCCAAATTGATAAAACAAGTAAAGCTAGAGagtttttagaaaaattataaaattgtttattttatttagCACTATCTATTTACAACctaaaatttaatttttggGGCGTGACATAGATTGAAGAGGCTCAAAATGTAGAGTTATTGCTTTGTGTTTTGAGAAATTTTCTATCCTTAAAATTAACATTCACAGGAGCTAACTGTTTTTATTTGGTGATGCGTAAAATTATGAAGACACTCATTCTCGAGTCTTTGGATGATTTGTGTTACTTTCCTTTTCAGAAAATCCCACAAATAAATTCCTTTTAGATATCTATTTATCCCTTTGCATCATCATAGGAAGGTATTAAAGTACAGTGATTGGAAAGAAATTGAAGAAAGAGTTCAAAGAAAGCTAAGTTGTTGGAAAGGCAAGAACCTCTTAGTTGGAGTAAGACATGTCTTTATTAATTTAGATCTTAGTACTGTTTCTTAAAACTAGACCATCACTGATCTAGATTATTTTGGCTTAATCATGGTTATAGGTAAAAATATggactcaccaaatggatcttTTATGCACACATAAGGATCAAGGGGCCCTTGTATTCTTGAACATAGAGGTGCAAAACGGATGCTTCCATCAAAATTTGTTGTTCAAACATATTAGTGTGGAAGGCAACTAGCAACCTTTACTTAGAAACAAATATATGTGGAACAAAACAATTACAAAGGTGGAGAAGAAACCTAGTGATTTTCCGTTCTCATCTAGCCTCATGGCCAGGTCCACCAGGATTGGCATGGCTTAAGAACAGTTTAATACCATCTCGGAGCGGTTTAGGCTCTGTAATAGTCTGTCTAATTACTGCACAACTTGCCACATCATATACTAAGTCTGGTGTGAATTTGAGGAGGCTACACCCTCTAAGGCCGCACCTTGGATGGACGCACGACATCTGAATAATAAAGACAAACGCCATGATCTGGATGACTCTcattgatgtagcactggcccgatcttccgataGATATGGGTATTTCGATTGGTGGAGAACACATCGTTGTTGATCCGGGCTTCTAATCACACATGATTCGAACCCCTGCAACCACTACACCATTGCTCCGTTGATTATCAACCAAACACAACTCAATTAACCTCGCCAAGAAGgatttccctgcaagcgaatcgaagaacacaagcaagaaagtataaacacgcaatctgaaattGTAGATGTATATGAATTAGATCTGAGTAAAAGGTTCAAGCTTCCGATTCAAAAGAACTAATCGACATAGTCGAGGAGATCAAGAACAGGGGTCCTGGATCACAGTAAAAGGACTTGCCGCTACAATTAtaatgaatcaatctcagtttctcaatgGAAATCTAGAACTAAACAAGATCCAAACCCTAATGTGGTGGCGGCTACTTAATATATGAGGGTTAGGTCATGGATGACCCCCCTGGACGTGCCCCTATATATGGGCTCCAACACGATACACGAGCCAACAGCCCAAAAGATGGTGGTGCAGCACCCCGACAGATTCTGGATGTCCATTTGTTTTGACGATTTCTATTGACTCAAATGGAATTTTGATGTGGGATCAGTGCCATTGGAAGCTCTATGAAATTCTCTTTTCATTCATATAAAGAACGTCCAAAACGGACTCCATATGCAACCTGTGCGTTATTTTTAGTGTGTGCTGCTCCTGGACTCCGAGGTGGGCCTCCACCTGGACGACTCGAACTGAATTAGCTTGGGACCTCTTTCTTGACTTGGACACCCTTGCTGGacttcttcttctccatgcCATGCACCAATCATGATGATATGCATGAGTATCGTGTCCTCATCACCCATTCTCTTTCATCCGATACCATCTTGACCGGTGCTGACAAGACGATAATGGTTAAGGTATGGGTAGCAAAGAGAAAAGGTAAAAATTTTGATGGGGAATGAAGGAAACTAAATGTCAACAGACTGTTATAGCGATTGGTTCGAGTCAGCATATAACATGGTTAGCTACGCAATGATTTTTAGGCAGCCTAAACTATTGCGAGATGGCTTGAAACCTATTGTTAGACTAATGTGAGGGTGATTAGTACATCAGTTTAGTTAGTAAAGCAGCTGTTTGCACTAGTTGAAATATAAGGGATGGAAGTTATACTTTTGTGATACTTAAGAGATATTTTCCTTTTTAGTAAAGCAGAATAGATTCAACGATTACTGTTGTACGTTATGATTAGTCCACAGACAACacactttttcctttttacggtttatttatattttatttctaGCCTGCAGAGTCTCTAGTTGGTAATATATAAGTAAGATGGGATGTTTATTTGGCACTTCTATTATGCTCCCAAGTTGAAGGCCTGTGTACCTGACATGATGATTCAGGCCTGTGCATCTGGAAACTGAACATGCCACAGCGTAATCAGGACATGTGTATTGTCTGAACTTCACAACCAAGACTAGCATCGTAGATATTTGTTCTCCCACTTCGAATATCAGACATTAGCCAATTTAATGGGGTGGTTTgtatctttagtccggactaaaattcatgtcatatcgaatatttggaggctaattatgAGGaccaaacatgagctaattataaaactaattacacagatggagactaattcccgaaccgaatctattaaggctaattaatccatcattaacacatgtttactgtagcaccacattgttaaatcatggattaattagatttaatagattcgtctcgcaaattaacctctatctgtgcaattaattttataattagtctatatttaatactcctaattagtatctagaCATCTGATGTGACTGAAATTTTAGAAACTCCTAAAAAACAAACGGAGTCTAAGAAGTCAGAACAATTTTTGGCGGGAGTCAATTTCACTTCACGATCACCCGACGCCATCATGGCCGCTGCTGACAAGCCGGCAAGATTAAGGTATGGGCAGTAAACGGGAAAGGGGAAAGTTTTGACGGGGAAATGAATAAAACGGATGAGCAACGGGCAGTTATAGCGATTGGTTCGACTCATTAACAGACAATGCTAGTGACGTAGTGATTGTTGCATGGACTAAACAGTTTTGGAGATGGCAGAAAACCGTTGTTAAACTTATGGAGATGATTAATGCATACTTAGGGATTGATTTGCACTGGTTGTACAGAGTCTATTTTTTCCTAGCGTGTACAgtgtattttctttttcctagcGTGTACAGAGACTCTAGTTGGTAATATTTGCGCTGAGGCATGTTCCAGTATGCTCCCAAGCTGATGGCCTGTGTACCCAGCATGATGGTTCAGGGTATTTACAAGCTGAACATGCCTCAGCGCAATCAGGACATGTGTattgtctgaagtctgaacttgaCTAGCAGTTGTTCTCCCACTTTGAATGTCAagcaaggccttgtttagtttccaattTAGGgttggcaaaattggcatttttccataaatgcgcaactgtagcgtttcgtttgtatttgtgaattattgtccaaatattgactaattaagctcaaaagattcgtctcgcaaagtacaacaaaactgtgcaattagtttttgatttcatctacatttagtactctatgcatgtaccgcaagtttgatgtgatgggaaatcttctttttgggaGTTTGGAGAGAAGGCCAAGCAGAACTCAATTTTTTGGCGGGATCGGAGTCAGTTTTCACTCCACAattagccgccgccgccctcgcttTCCGGGACAGGGCCCTCAGACGCAGGTTCCCGCGCAGGCGGAGCCAGTCGTGCGCGGCATCGGGCAGGACGCCGGCGAGGCACCACAGAAGCTGGTGGCCGACGGTGGGGGTGCAGAGCGGGCCGTGCCCGATCCAGCGCACCGCCGCGCGGGCGTAGGCGTCCGCCGTGGGCACGGACGCCGAGAGCCAGTTGTCCCGCACGGCACTCGACACCAGCCTGGTCGCCACGAAGAATGGGGCCTGCAGTGCCGTGCCAGACGAGTAGACGACAGAACTATTAATTGGGAGTGTAACTACCCTATGTAGCGAATTCAATTGACACGATCGTGCCACTTGCAAAGAACCGTAAACTGACTTTAATGGCCACTGTATGTTTGCAGTGAAATTACTTGGCTTGCACTTGTGGACGTCAAGGTAAATGAAACAATCAGTAATTATTCTTGTTGATGAAATTTGAAGGCAGGCCGTGAAATTGGTTGGTTGTGTGTTACCTGGCACTGCACATCGATCCCTTTGTTTCTATACTCGACGTAAAGGCTCCTTGAGAACTTGGCAACATACCTGCTCAGTTTGAACAGACATTGCAGCAGACAGATATTAAATCCTGTGTATACAATGTAGCAGTACAATATTTACGTCGCATAATGCATACCGTTTCGTGGAGGCGTAGATGGTGTTGAGTGGGAAGGAGGGGATGGCCTCCGACGACGCCGAGCCCATGTTCAGTACGGCGCCCCGGCCGCGCTCCACCATCCccggcagcaccgccgccgtgaCCTCCGTCAGCGCCCACAGGTTCACCTTTAGCATCCTCACCCACAGCTCCACGTCGGCCTCGTGCAGGTACGCCACGGACGGCCTTGCCACGCCGGCGTTGTTCACCAGCACCCCGACGTCCAGGCCGTCGATCGCCGCCCGGAGCCGCCGCATGGAGTCGTCGCCTGCCGCCCATGACAGAGGTTACAATGTTACATACTTACATGAGAGAGTAAGTGACCTGTGCTGACGAACACATCAAGAAGCATAGTGAGAGGTGTCATGCCTTGAGGGGTGCCGACGAGCGAGAGGTCGAATACCACGGTCCTGGTCTTCACGCCGTGGCGAGACCTGATCATGTCGGAGGTCTCCTGGAGGTTGGCGGCGCTGAGGTCGAGGAGGACGAGGTTGAGGCCTTTCCGCGCGAGCTTCAGAGCCACGGACCGGCCGATGCCGGACGTCGGGCCTGTTACCACTGCCCACGCGCCGTACCGGCGGCGTAGGTCCCTCGGCCGGCGCAGGGAGACCGCAAGGTAGCCGAGGAGGCGAAAGGAGAACGCTGCGGCGGAGACGCCGCCCACGAAAGCCAGCAACAGGAAGAACCATGCCTGTACCGACTCTGTCATCCTCAACAGGCCTCTTCTCCCTCGTCCCTTGTATGCAGCGGCTGCACTTTTGTTTTTTGAGGCCAATGAGCAACTATTTCTATCGAGCAACCGTAACACGGACAGCCCCAACTACCAACTGCGAACTTTAAATAAACGCCGATGGTCCTTCTGCATTCTGCTAAGATGCGACCTTGTACTCGCTCTGTCCTCAGGGCAATGCTTTGGTTAAGCGTACCATATCCTATAAAAAAGGGAACGCTCCAACCCAGTGATCATATTGCTGTTGGAATGTTTTATGTGCAATTTTATTATGATAGACATGTGACCATGTTGCAGCAAGAGGCGCTACCACCCAACGACCGATGCTGcagtggaaaaaaaatttcatgaCTTTTTTGCTGGGATAGATAGGTGTTTCAGTTGATGTTTTAATATTCTATAATGGGTTGATCTATGATCTCGCAATGTTTATTTTTTGGAAACTTAATATGTGAGGTGATATTGTAATAACTATTTTAGGATACTACAAATAATTATTCTAGCTGTTTCAATAGTTAATTTATCATGTTGCATCTTTTTAGTCCAATTGATTGATTCTATTTCTTTTGCtgatattttaaaaaattaatatGGTTTTAGAATGTTGAAACTCTAGCATACAAATATTGTAATTATAATTTTTAAATGTTGGAAAAGGCAAGCACAGATGTTGCAAACTTTCGACGTGTTGCTGTCGTTGGATGTTGTATGAAATATGGTGGCATGTTGCTTTGGAAATTTTCTTCCCTACGATCGGATGATAAAGTTATACatgtttatttttaatattaaGAGCGTCCATTTCTAATGTTGTAGAAATTAATTACAATGTTGCCATGAAGTGTCCGATGTAAAATCTCTCATCGAATGTACCGGTGCTAGTAGCTCTGATTATCTAATACAATAATGTTAAAAAGATATCATATTTGCCAaaaaggatataagcattatcatattaataaaaaatatttcgTTGGATTTATGCTAGCCTAAAGAATCCACATTGAATACGAAAATTAGCAGCctattttcaaatacaataaataaataatttaattcagaaatataaaaaatgtgTATCTATTTCCATTTGCAGTTGGTAACGCGTGTGAAATGAGAACAACGGTCGGTCAAAGGGGGCGTTTAATGGAACTAGCCGTTGGTGAGTCAGAAAGGGCTACGGGGAAACAGTCAAACTGCTGCTGTCCGGAGTGTCCTGAGCCTGCGAGGATCAATAAGGTATAAGCCGATGAAGCTAGCCGTTTGGAAATCGGTTAATGTACAGAGAAAATATTCACCATCTTCTATTGGGTTTCCCTGGCTTATGTTGGTAGTTCCATTGGGGGTTCTTGTTGAATTGGTTCAGCGGAGGCTGGCATGCTCTCGGAAGGTACATCAGCTGCTAGTATTTCAAGAGTAGCGGTTGACACTTCTGGAATAGTCTGTGTAGAAAATCGGTTGATTCTTAGCGACAAGGGTTAAGAGGGCTGGAATATAATACGTATTTTACCTCAAGTGGTTGGGTGATGGCTAGTGCAGTCTCCTAAGTGGCTTTAGCTTGCGGAGCAGCCGATGA
Above is a genomic segment from Setaria viridis chromosome 4, Setaria_viridis_v4.0, whole genome shotgun sequence containing:
- the LOC117851447 gene encoding very-long-chain 3-oxoacyl-CoA reductase 1 isoform X3, translated to MTESVQAWFFLLLAFVGGVSAAAFSFRLLGYLAVSLRRPRDLRRRYGAWAVVTGPTSGIGRSVALKLARKGLNLVLLDLSAANLQETSDMIRSRHGVKTRTVVFDLSLVGTPQGDDSMRRLRAAIDGLDVGVLVNNAGVARPSVAYLHEADVELWVRMLKVNLWALTEVTAAVLPGMVERGRGAVLNMGSASSEAIPSFPLNTIYASTKRYVAKFSRSLYVEYRNKGIDVQCQGNPSWRG
- the LOC117851447 gene encoding very-long-chain 3-oxoacyl-CoA reductase 1 isoform X2, coding for MTESVQAWFFLLLAFVGGVSAAAFSFRLLGYLAVSLRRPRDLRRRYGAWAVVTGPTSGIGRSVALKLARKGLNLVLLDLSAANLQETSDMIRSRHGVKTRTVVFDLSLVGTPQGDDSMRRLRAAIDGLDVGVLVNNAGVARPSVAYLHEADVELWVRMLKVNLWALTEVTAAVLPGMVERGRGAVLNMGSASSEAIPSFPLNTIYASTKRYVAKFSRSLYVEYRNKGIDVQCQHRSRWYRMKENG
- the LOC117851447 gene encoding very-long-chain 3-oxoacyl-CoA reductase 1 isoform X1, translated to MTESVQAWFFLLLAFVGGVSAAAFSFRLLGYLAVSLRRPRDLRRRYGAWAVVTGPTSGIGRSVALKLARKGLNLVLLDLSAANLQETSDMIRSRHGVKTRTVVFDLSLVGTPQGDDSMRRLRAAIDGLDVGVLVNNAGVARPSVAYLHEADVELWVRMLKVNLWALTEVTAAVLPGMVERGRGAVLNMGSASSEAIPSFPLNTIYASTKRYVAKFSRSLYVEYRNKGIDVQCQAPFFVATRLVSSAVRDNWLSASVPTADAYARAAVRWIGHGPLCTPTVGHQLLWCLAGVLPDAAHDWLRLRGNLRLRALSRKARAAAANCGVKTDSDPAKKLSSAWPSLQTPKKKISHHIKLAVHA